In Panthera leo isolate Ple1 chromosome B3, P.leo_Ple1_pat1.1, whole genome shotgun sequence, a single genomic region encodes these proteins:
- the FAM161B gene encoding protein FAM161B isoform X1 — MKHLLTTEKGCRARGNGADSVAIFPPKSSSDTETEEELSGDGLVLPRAGTLDDFLSPEEETVSNSSDSTGSFYETLQVLKPKGRWCLLESLYQNNPDSGENFSEDDEDLESFFQDKGRRKPEAQYPASPRCSSPRCCSSLSSLPSDTPKVQPQPPSGSRPPSQHRSISSWASTITVPRPFRMTLREARKKAQWLASPASFEQERTQAQRQAQEEAECQRQFRAQPVPAHVYLPLYQEIVERNEARRQAGIQKRKERLLSSLKPFSFLMKEEQRKEAAKQRELAATAKANVPKQNATRRIPKSILEPALGDKLQEAELFRKIRIQMRALDMLQMASSPIISSSSRADPQPRTATRTQKEKLGFLQTDFGFQPRVNPAIPDYEGLYKAFQRRAAKRRDTREVTHNKPFLLRTGSLRRAQRPCDTTTSGERRDSPQSPATPLPRSRSLSGLASLSANTLPVHITDATRRRESAVRSSLEKKDKTDESTQWLEMHKKKCQAMSKSVTLRAKAMDPHKSLEEVFKAKLKENRNNDRKRAKEYKKELEEMKKRIQTRPYLFEQVTKDLARKEAEKRYRDTLKQAGLDEDFVRNKGEGTRAVQWKEQSEVPECPSTHETTKLGTRNPQQDLEESLQQPTSPKKELKELSHELPDNFKSLA; from the exons ATGAAACATCTACTCACTACTGAGAAGGGTTGCAGAGCCAGGGGAAATGGAGCTGACTCTGTTGCT atatttccccccaaatcctCCTCAGACACAGAGACGGAAGAAGAGCTGTCTGGGGATGGGCTGGTTTTGCCCAGGGCTGGCACACTCGATGACTTCCTCAGCCCGGAGGAGGAGACGGTTTCTAATTCTTCGGACTCCACTGGGAGCTTTTATGAGACCCTGCAGGTACTAAAGCCGAAAGGCAGGTGGTGCCTGTTGGAATCCCTTTATCAGAACAACCCAGACAGTGGCGAGAACTTCTCTGAAGACGATGAGGACCTGGAGAGTTTCTTCCAAGACAAAGGCAGGAGGAAGCCCGAGGCCCAGTACCCGGCATCTCCGAG GTGCAGCTCCCCACGGTGCTGCAGCTCCCTGAGCAGCCTTCCCTCCGACACTCCCAAGGTTCAGCCCCAGCCACcttcaggctccaggcctccCTCGCAGCACAGAAGCATCAGCTCCTGGGCATCAACCATCACGGTCCCGCGGCCGTTCCGCATGACACTGCGTGAGGCCCGGAAGAAGGCGCAGTGGCTGGCCTCACCTGCTTCCTTTGAGCAGGAGAGGACGCAGGCCCAGAGGCAGGCCCAGGAGGAGGCCGAGTGCCAGCGGCAGTTCCGGGCACAGCCTGTGCCAGCACACGTCTACCTGCCCCTCTACCAGGAGATCGTGGAGCGCAATGAGGCCCGCAGGCAGGCAGGGatccagaagaggaaggaacGGCTCCTCTCTTCCCTGAAGCCCTTCAGCTTCCTcatgaaggaggagcagagaaaagaagCTGCTAAACAGAGGGAGTTGGCTGCCACAGCTAAGGCCAACGTCCCCAAGCAGAATGCCACCAGAAGGATCCCCAAGTCCATTCTGGAGCCAGCCCTCGGGGACAAACTCCAAG AAGCGGAGCTCTTCAGGAAAATTCGCATCCAGATGCGAGCCCTAGACATGCTCCAGATGGCCTCCTCCCCTATCATCTCCTCCAGCAGCCGGGCTGACCCCCAGCCTCGAACAGCTACCCGAACCCAGAAGGAAAAGCTTGGGTTTCTGCAGACTGACTTTGGATTCCAGCCTCGTGTGAATCCTGCCATCCCTGACTACGAGGGCCTTTACAAGGCCTTCCAGAGAAGAGCTGCCAAGAGAAGGGACACCAGAGAGGTGACTCACAACAAGCCCTTCTTGCTGAGAACCGGCAGCCTGCGTCGCGCTCAGCGGCCCTGTGACACCACCACCTCTGGAGAGAGGAGG GACTCTCCACAGTCACCAGCCACACCCCTGCCAAGGAGTCGTTCTCTGAGtggccttgcttctctctctgccaacaCCCTCCCTGTGCACATCACAGATGCCACCAGGAGGAGGGAGTCTGCAGTCAG AAGTTCACttgaaaaaaaggacaaaacagatgagagtACTCAGTGGTTGGAGATGCACAAAAAGAAGTGTCAAGCAATGTCTAAATCTGTGACCTTGCGTGCAAAAGCCATGGATCCTCATAAAAGCCTGGAGGAAGTGTTCAAAGCAAAGCTGAAAGAGAATCG GAACAATGACCGTAAAAGAGCAAAAGAGTATAAGAAAGAAttggaagaaatgaagaagagaataCAAACAAGGCCCTATCTCTTTGAACAAGTTACCAAG GACCTTGCtaggaaagaagcagaaaaacggTATCGAGACACCCTGAAGCAGGCTGGGCTGGATGAAGACTTTGTGAGGAACAAGGGTGAGGGCACCAGGGCTGTACAATGGAAGGAGCAATCAGAAGTCCCTGAATGTCCCAG CACCCATGAAACTACAAAACTCGGCACCAGAAATCCACAGCAGGATTTAGAAGAATCTCTACAACAGCCTACAAGCCCCAAAAAAGAACTGAAGGAGCTGTCTCATGAATTGCCAGATAATTTCAAATCACTTGCTTAA
- the FAM161B gene encoding protein FAM161B isoform X2 yields MTVGRPPGASGGAQWSRQIFPPKSSSDTETEEELSGDGLVLPRAGTLDDFLSPEEETVSNSSDSTGSFYETLQVLKPKGRWCLLESLYQNNPDSGENFSEDDEDLESFFQDKGRRKPEAQYPASPRCSSPRCCSSLSSLPSDTPKVQPQPPSGSRPPSQHRSISSWASTITVPRPFRMTLREARKKAQWLASPASFEQERTQAQRQAQEEAECQRQFRAQPVPAHVYLPLYQEIVERNEARRQAGIQKRKERLLSSLKPFSFLMKEEQRKEAAKQRELAATAKANVPKQNATRRIPKSILEPALGDKLQEAELFRKIRIQMRALDMLQMASSPIISSSSRADPQPRTATRTQKEKLGFLQTDFGFQPRVNPAIPDYEGLYKAFQRRAAKRRDTREVTHNKPFLLRTGSLRRAQRPCDTTTSGERRDSPQSPATPLPRSRSLSGLASLSANTLPVHITDATRRRESAVRSSLEKKDKTDESTQWLEMHKKKCQAMSKSVTLRAKAMDPHKSLEEVFKAKLKENRNNDRKRAKEYKKELEEMKKRIQTRPYLFEQVTKDLARKEAEKRYRDTLKQAGLDEDFVRNKGEGTRAVQWKEQSEVPECPSTHETTKLGTRNPQQDLEESLQQPTSPKKELKELSHELPDNFKSLA; encoded by the exons ATGACCGTCGGGAGGCCTCCGGGAGCCTCCGGCGGCGCTCAGTGGAGTCggcag atatttccccccaaatcctCCTCAGACACAGAGACGGAAGAAGAGCTGTCTGGGGATGGGCTGGTTTTGCCCAGGGCTGGCACACTCGATGACTTCCTCAGCCCGGAGGAGGAGACGGTTTCTAATTCTTCGGACTCCACTGGGAGCTTTTATGAGACCCTGCAGGTACTAAAGCCGAAAGGCAGGTGGTGCCTGTTGGAATCCCTTTATCAGAACAACCCAGACAGTGGCGAGAACTTCTCTGAAGACGATGAGGACCTGGAGAGTTTCTTCCAAGACAAAGGCAGGAGGAAGCCCGAGGCCCAGTACCCGGCATCTCCGAG GTGCAGCTCCCCACGGTGCTGCAGCTCCCTGAGCAGCCTTCCCTCCGACACTCCCAAGGTTCAGCCCCAGCCACcttcaggctccaggcctccCTCGCAGCACAGAAGCATCAGCTCCTGGGCATCAACCATCACGGTCCCGCGGCCGTTCCGCATGACACTGCGTGAGGCCCGGAAGAAGGCGCAGTGGCTGGCCTCACCTGCTTCCTTTGAGCAGGAGAGGACGCAGGCCCAGAGGCAGGCCCAGGAGGAGGCCGAGTGCCAGCGGCAGTTCCGGGCACAGCCTGTGCCAGCACACGTCTACCTGCCCCTCTACCAGGAGATCGTGGAGCGCAATGAGGCCCGCAGGCAGGCAGGGatccagaagaggaaggaacGGCTCCTCTCTTCCCTGAAGCCCTTCAGCTTCCTcatgaaggaggagcagagaaaagaagCTGCTAAACAGAGGGAGTTGGCTGCCACAGCTAAGGCCAACGTCCCCAAGCAGAATGCCACCAGAAGGATCCCCAAGTCCATTCTGGAGCCAGCCCTCGGGGACAAACTCCAAG AAGCGGAGCTCTTCAGGAAAATTCGCATCCAGATGCGAGCCCTAGACATGCTCCAGATGGCCTCCTCCCCTATCATCTCCTCCAGCAGCCGGGCTGACCCCCAGCCTCGAACAGCTACCCGAACCCAGAAGGAAAAGCTTGGGTTTCTGCAGACTGACTTTGGATTCCAGCCTCGTGTGAATCCTGCCATCCCTGACTACGAGGGCCTTTACAAGGCCTTCCAGAGAAGAGCTGCCAAGAGAAGGGACACCAGAGAGGTGACTCACAACAAGCCCTTCTTGCTGAGAACCGGCAGCCTGCGTCGCGCTCAGCGGCCCTGTGACACCACCACCTCTGGAGAGAGGAGG GACTCTCCACAGTCACCAGCCACACCCCTGCCAAGGAGTCGTTCTCTGAGtggccttgcttctctctctgccaacaCCCTCCCTGTGCACATCACAGATGCCACCAGGAGGAGGGAGTCTGCAGTCAG AAGTTCACttgaaaaaaaggacaaaacagatgagagtACTCAGTGGTTGGAGATGCACAAAAAGAAGTGTCAAGCAATGTCTAAATCTGTGACCTTGCGTGCAAAAGCCATGGATCCTCATAAAAGCCTGGAGGAAGTGTTCAAAGCAAAGCTGAAAGAGAATCG GAACAATGACCGTAAAAGAGCAAAAGAGTATAAGAAAGAAttggaagaaatgaagaagagaataCAAACAAGGCCCTATCTCTTTGAACAAGTTACCAAG GACCTTGCtaggaaagaagcagaaaaacggTATCGAGACACCCTGAAGCAGGCTGGGCTGGATGAAGACTTTGTGAGGAACAAGGGTGAGGGCACCAGGGCTGTACAATGGAAGGAGCAATCAGAAGTCCCTGAATGTCCCAG CACCCATGAAACTACAAAACTCGGCACCAGAAATCCACAGCAGGATTTAGAAGAATCTCTACAACAGCCTACAAGCCCCAAAAAAGAACTGAAGGAGCTGTCTCATGAATTGCCAGATAATTTCAAATCACTTGCTTAA
- the COQ6 gene encoding ubiquinone biosynthesis monooxygenase COQ6, mitochondrial isoform X3, with amino-acid sequence MAALATRSGHDTHFCDKKILLLEAGPKKVWEKLPETYSNRVSSISPGSATLLSSFGAWDHICNMRYRAFRRMQVWDACSEALIMFDKDNLDDMGYIVENDVIMCALTKQLEAVSDRVTVLYRSKAVGYTWPYPFPMTDSSPWVHITLGDGSTLQTKLLIGADGHNSGVRQAAGIQNVSWNYDQSAVVATLHLSEATENNVAWQRFLPSGPIALLPLSDTLSSLVWSTSHEHAAELVSMDEEKFVDAINSAFWSDANHTDFIDSAGAMLQYAVAFLKPTKVSARQLPPSVARVDARSRMSFPLGLGHAAEYVRPRLALIGDAAHRVHPLAGQGVNMGFGDISSLVHHLSAAAFNGKDLGSMSHLTGYETDRQRHNTALLAATDLLKRLYSTSATPLVLLRTWGLQATNAVSPLKEQIMAFASK; translated from the exons ATGGCTGCACTAGCTACGCGATCAG gacatgATACTCATTTTTGTGACAAGAAAATCCTGTTGCTAGAAGCAGGTCCAAAAAAAGTATGGGAGAAATTGCCAGAAACTTACAGCAACAGAGTCAGCTCCATTTCCCCTGGCTCTGCAACCCTTCTCAGTA GTTTTGGTGCCTGGGACCACATCTGCAACATGAGATACAGAGCCTTTCGGCGAATGCAG GTGTGGGATGCCTGCTCAGAGGCCCTGATAATGTTCGATAAGGATAATCTGGACGACATGGGCTATATAGTGGAGAATGATGTCATAATGTGCGCTCTCACTAAGCAGCTGGAGGCTGTGTCGG ACCGTGTGACGGTTCTCTACAGGAGCAAAGCAGTCGGCTATACCTGGCCTTATCCATTTCCCATGACAGACTCCAGCCCTTGGGTTCATATTACCCTAGGTGATGGCAGCACCCTCCAGACTAAATTGTTG ATTGGTGCAGACGGTCACAACTCAGGAGTGCGGCAGGCTGCTGGGATTCAGAACGTCAGCTGGAACTATGATCAGTCTGCTGTTGTAGCTACTTTGCATTTATCGGAG GCCACAGAAAACAATGTAGCCTGGCAGAGATTTCTTCCCTCTGGGCCCATTGCTCTGCTCCCG CTCTCAGACACCTTGAGTTCCTTGGTTTGGTCCACATCCCATGAACACGCAGCAGAACTGGTGAGCATGGATGAAGAAAAGTTTGTGGATGCCATTAACTCTGCCTTT TGGAGTGATGCTAACCACACCGACTTCATCGACTCGGCTGGCGCCATGCTGCAATATGCTGTTGCCTTTCTGAAGCCCACTAAGGTCTCAGCTCGCCAGCTGCCCCCAAGTGTAGCCAGAGTGGATGCCAGAAGCCGAATGTCATTTCCACTCGGGTTGGGACATGCTGCTGAATACGTCCGGCCTCGGCTGGCGCTCATTGG gGATGCAGCCCACAGAGTCCATCCACTTGCAGGACAAGGTGTCAACATGGGCTTTGGGGATATCTCCAGCTTGGTCCATCACCTCAGTGCTGCAGCCTTCAATGGGAAGGACTTAG GCTCTATGAGCCATCTCACAGGTTATGAGACGGATCGACAGCGTCACAACACTGCTCTTCTGGCTGCTACTGACCTCCTAAAAAGGCTCTACTCCACCAGTGCCACTCCACTTGTGCTGCTCAGGACGTGGGGCTTGCAGGCTACAAATGCAGTATCTCCACTCAAA gaACAGATTATGGCCTTTGCAAGCAAATGA
- the COQ6 gene encoding ubiquinone biosynthesis monooxygenase COQ6, mitochondrial isoform X1: MAARLALSRWRAAPAAAGRGPLLSCRRWSGAKADTVYDVVVSGGGLVGAAMACALGHDTHFCDKKILLLEAGPKKVWEKLPETYSNRVSSISPGSATLLSSFGAWDHICNMRYRAFRRMQVWDACSEALIMFDKDNLDDMGYIVENDVIMCALTKQLEAVSDRVTVLYRSKAVGYTWPYPFPMTDSSPWVHITLGDGSTLQTKLLIGADGHNSGVRQAAGIQNVSWNYDQSAVVATLHLSEATENNVAWQRFLPSGPIALLPLSDTLSSLVWSTSHEHAAELVSMDEEKFVDAINSAFWSDANHTDFIDSAGAMLQYAVAFLKPTKVSARQLPPSVARVDARSRMSFPLGLGHAAEYVRPRLALIGDAAHRVHPLAGQGVNMGFGDISSLVHHLSAAAFNGKDLGSMSHLTGYETDRQRHNTALLAATDLLKRLYSTSATPLVLLRTWGLQATNAVSPLKEQIMAFASK, from the exons ATGGCGGCTCGCCTGGCTCTGAGCCGGTGGAGGGCTGCACCTGCAGCTGCCGGGAGAGGTCCGCTGCTTTCCTGCCGGCGGTGGTCGGGCGCCAAGGCAGACACCGTGTACGATGTGGTGGTGTCGGGCGGAGGCCTGGTGGGCGCCGCCATGGCTTGTGCCTTGG gacatgATACTCATTTTTGTGACAAGAAAATCCTGTTGCTAGAAGCAGGTCCAAAAAAAGTATGGGAGAAATTGCCAGAAACTTACAGCAACAGAGTCAGCTCCATTTCCCCTGGCTCTGCAACCCTTCTCAGTA GTTTTGGTGCCTGGGACCACATCTGCAACATGAGATACAGAGCCTTTCGGCGAATGCAG GTGTGGGATGCCTGCTCAGAGGCCCTGATAATGTTCGATAAGGATAATCTGGACGACATGGGCTATATAGTGGAGAATGATGTCATAATGTGCGCTCTCACTAAGCAGCTGGAGGCTGTGTCGG ACCGTGTGACGGTTCTCTACAGGAGCAAAGCAGTCGGCTATACCTGGCCTTATCCATTTCCCATGACAGACTCCAGCCCTTGGGTTCATATTACCCTAGGTGATGGCAGCACCCTCCAGACTAAATTGTTG ATTGGTGCAGACGGTCACAACTCAGGAGTGCGGCAGGCTGCTGGGATTCAGAACGTCAGCTGGAACTATGATCAGTCTGCTGTTGTAGCTACTTTGCATTTATCGGAG GCCACAGAAAACAATGTAGCCTGGCAGAGATTTCTTCCCTCTGGGCCCATTGCTCTGCTCCCG CTCTCAGACACCTTGAGTTCCTTGGTTTGGTCCACATCCCATGAACACGCAGCAGAACTGGTGAGCATGGATGAAGAAAAGTTTGTGGATGCCATTAACTCTGCCTTT TGGAGTGATGCTAACCACACCGACTTCATCGACTCGGCTGGCGCCATGCTGCAATATGCTGTTGCCTTTCTGAAGCCCACTAAGGTCTCAGCTCGCCAGCTGCCCCCAAGTGTAGCCAGAGTGGATGCCAGAAGCCGAATGTCATTTCCACTCGGGTTGGGACATGCTGCTGAATACGTCCGGCCTCGGCTGGCGCTCATTGG gGATGCAGCCCACAGAGTCCATCCACTTGCAGGACAAGGTGTCAACATGGGCTTTGGGGATATCTCCAGCTTGGTCCATCACCTCAGTGCTGCAGCCTTCAATGGGAAGGACTTAG GCTCTATGAGCCATCTCACAGGTTATGAGACGGATCGACAGCGTCACAACACTGCTCTTCTGGCTGCTACTGACCTCCTAAAAAGGCTCTACTCCACCAGTGCCACTCCACTTGTGCTGCTCAGGACGTGGGGCTTGCAGGCTACAAATGCAGTATCTCCACTCAAA gaACAGATTATGGCCTTTGCAAGCAAATGA
- the COQ6 gene encoding ubiquinone biosynthesis monooxygenase COQ6, mitochondrial isoform X2: MAARLALSRWRAAPAAAGRGPLLSCRRWSGAKADTVYDVVVSGGGLVGAAMACALGFGAWDHICNMRYRAFRRMQVWDACSEALIMFDKDNLDDMGYIVENDVIMCALTKQLEAVSDRVTVLYRSKAVGYTWPYPFPMTDSSPWVHITLGDGSTLQTKLLIGADGHNSGVRQAAGIQNVSWNYDQSAVVATLHLSEATENNVAWQRFLPSGPIALLPLSDTLSSLVWSTSHEHAAELVSMDEEKFVDAINSAFWSDANHTDFIDSAGAMLQYAVAFLKPTKVSARQLPPSVARVDARSRMSFPLGLGHAAEYVRPRLALIGDAAHRVHPLAGQGVNMGFGDISSLVHHLSAAAFNGKDLGSMSHLTGYETDRQRHNTALLAATDLLKRLYSTSATPLVLLRTWGLQATNAVSPLKEQIMAFASK; this comes from the exons ATGGCGGCTCGCCTGGCTCTGAGCCGGTGGAGGGCTGCACCTGCAGCTGCCGGGAGAGGTCCGCTGCTTTCCTGCCGGCGGTGGTCGGGCGCCAAGGCAGACACCGTGTACGATGTGGTGGTGTCGGGCGGAGGCCTGGTGGGCGCCGCCATGGCTTGTGCCTTGG GTTTTGGTGCCTGGGACCACATCTGCAACATGAGATACAGAGCCTTTCGGCGAATGCAG GTGTGGGATGCCTGCTCAGAGGCCCTGATAATGTTCGATAAGGATAATCTGGACGACATGGGCTATATAGTGGAGAATGATGTCATAATGTGCGCTCTCACTAAGCAGCTGGAGGCTGTGTCGG ACCGTGTGACGGTTCTCTACAGGAGCAAAGCAGTCGGCTATACCTGGCCTTATCCATTTCCCATGACAGACTCCAGCCCTTGGGTTCATATTACCCTAGGTGATGGCAGCACCCTCCAGACTAAATTGTTG ATTGGTGCAGACGGTCACAACTCAGGAGTGCGGCAGGCTGCTGGGATTCAGAACGTCAGCTGGAACTATGATCAGTCTGCTGTTGTAGCTACTTTGCATTTATCGGAG GCCACAGAAAACAATGTAGCCTGGCAGAGATTTCTTCCCTCTGGGCCCATTGCTCTGCTCCCG CTCTCAGACACCTTGAGTTCCTTGGTTTGGTCCACATCCCATGAACACGCAGCAGAACTGGTGAGCATGGATGAAGAAAAGTTTGTGGATGCCATTAACTCTGCCTTT TGGAGTGATGCTAACCACACCGACTTCATCGACTCGGCTGGCGCCATGCTGCAATATGCTGTTGCCTTTCTGAAGCCCACTAAGGTCTCAGCTCGCCAGCTGCCCCCAAGTGTAGCCAGAGTGGATGCCAGAAGCCGAATGTCATTTCCACTCGGGTTGGGACATGCTGCTGAATACGTCCGGCCTCGGCTGGCGCTCATTGG gGATGCAGCCCACAGAGTCCATCCACTTGCAGGACAAGGTGTCAACATGGGCTTTGGGGATATCTCCAGCTTGGTCCATCACCTCAGTGCTGCAGCCTTCAATGGGAAGGACTTAG GCTCTATGAGCCATCTCACAGGTTATGAGACGGATCGACAGCGTCACAACACTGCTCTTCTGGCTGCTACTGACCTCCTAAAAAGGCTCTACTCCACCAGTGCCACTCCACTTGTGCTGCTCAGGACGTGGGGCTTGCAGGCTACAAATGCAGTATCTCCACTCAAA gaACAGATTATGGCCTTTGCAAGCAAATGA